The following are from one region of the Marinomonas sp. CT5 genome:
- a CDS encoding homoserine O-acetyltransferase — protein sequence MPDVIPADSVGIVTPQIAQFDTPLALSCGQSLSSYQLIYETYGTLNQDASNAVLICHALSGDHHAAGYHAMSDSKPGWWDSAIGPGKAIDTNKFFVISLNNLGGCCGSTGPTSINPETGQRWEASFPIVTVEDWVESQARLADLLGIQTFAAIVGGSLGGMQVLEWSIRFPTRLKSAVIVASAPKLSTQNIAFNEVARQSIRRDPDFFDGNYIENNSVPTNGLGLARMLGHITYLSDDAMGAKFGRQRRHDSYQYNYGIEFEVESYLRYQGEAFTKRFDANTYMLMTKALDYFDPASQTNGDLSAVLSRAQCEFLLVSFTTDWRFAPERSEEIVNALVKAGKPVSYAKIEATEGHDAFLFPIPRYMAVLNTFLTRVANSLTTEVK from the coding sequence ATGCCGGACGTCATTCCAGCCGACTCTGTTGGTATTGTTACGCCACAGATTGCGCAATTCGACACACCATTGGCGCTTTCCTGCGGACAATCCTTGTCATCGTACCAGTTGATTTACGAGACGTATGGCACACTAAATCAAGATGCCTCAAACGCGGTATTAATTTGTCACGCACTGAGCGGAGACCATCATGCAGCGGGCTATCATGCCATGTCAGATAGCAAACCTGGTTGGTGGGATTCTGCAATAGGCCCAGGCAAAGCCATTGATACCAATAAGTTTTTTGTTATTTCTCTTAATAACTTAGGCGGCTGCTGTGGGTCAACTGGGCCAACCAGCATCAACCCAGAAACAGGGCAACGCTGGGAAGCCAGCTTCCCAATTGTCACGGTCGAAGACTGGGTCGAAAGCCAAGCCCGTTTAGCGGACTTGTTAGGGATTCAGACTTTCGCGGCGATTGTGGGCGGCAGCTTAGGTGGCATGCAGGTACTGGAGTGGAGCATCCGCTTCCCTACTCGTTTGAAATCGGCCGTCATTGTCGCTTCCGCTCCGAAATTATCCACACAAAATATAGCCTTCAACGAAGTGGCTCGTCAGTCGATTCGTCGTGACCCAGACTTTTTTGATGGTAATTACATAGAAAATAACTCGGTACCAACCAACGGTCTTGGCTTGGCTCGCATGTTAGGACACATCACCTACCTTTCAGACGATGCCATGGGGGCGAAATTTGGTCGTCAGAGGCGCCATGATAGCTACCAATATAATTACGGTATTGAATTTGAAGTAGAAAGCTACCTACGTTACCAAGGCGAAGCCTTTACGAAACGCTTTGACGCTAACACTTATATGTTGATGACGAAGGCGCTGGATTACTTTGATCCGGCATCGCAAACCAATGGTGATCTTTCTGCGGTACTGAGCCGTGCGCAATGTGAGTTCCTCTTGGTTTCCTTTACCACGGACTGGCGCTTCGCACCTGAACGCAGTGAAGAAATCGTCAATGCTTTAGTAAAAGCTGGCAAGCCGGTTTCCTACGCAAAAATAGAAGCAACAGAAGGTCATGACGCCTTTTTATTCCCAATTCCTCGCTACATGGCCGTGCTAAACACCTTCTTAACCCGTGTTGCTAATAGCCTTACAACGGAGGTCAAATAA
- the metW gene encoding methionine biosynthesis protein MetW: MRSDLEMIDEWVQPNIRVLDLACGPGELLHHLIQNKQVNGYGLEIGHEDLNTCIEKGIPVLEQNIDEGLQNFGDQSFDLVLMTHALQQFRRPDLLIDEMLRIGKECIITFPNFGHWRSRLHLALKGRMPVSDFLPYNWYDTPNIHFFTFQDFERLCREKNIKVLRWAAVDGQLKDHWWIRSMPNLFSETAIFHISR, from the coding sequence ATGCGCTCTGATTTAGAAATGATCGATGAATGGGTTCAACCCAATATTCGAGTGCTCGATTTGGCTTGTGGTCCTGGCGAATTGCTTCATCACCTTATTCAAAACAAACAAGTGAATGGCTATGGCTTGGAAATCGGCCATGAGGACTTAAACACTTGTATCGAAAAAGGCATCCCTGTTCTTGAACAAAACATCGATGAAGGTTTGCAAAATTTCGGTGACCAAAGCTTTGACTTGGTGCTCATGACACACGCCTTGCAACAATTCCGTCGTCCTGATTTATTGATCGACGAAATGCTGCGGATCGGCAAAGAATGCATCATCACTTTCCCGAACTTCGGTCATTGGCGCAGCCGTTTGCATTTGGCCCTTAAAGGCAGAATGCCAGTATCGGATTTCTTGCCATACAACTGGTATGACACGCCAAACATTCACTTTTTCACCTTCCAAGATTTTGAACGCTTATGCCGCGAGAAAAACATCAAGGTACTGCGCTGGGCAGCGGTGGATGGCCAACTAAAAGACCATTGGTGGATTCGCTCCATGCCAAACCTATTCAGTGAAACGGCGATTTTTCATATCAGCCGTTAA
- the rdgB gene encoding RdgB/HAM1 family non-canonical purine NTP pyrophosphatase has translation MNKTIVLASNNVGKIKEFNALLGEMGIDVKPQSEFNVEEAEETGLSFIENAILKARNACAHTGLPALADDSGIEVDYLDGAPGIYSARFAGEHGDNDANNTLLLEKLEGVPELERTARFHCVLAYMRHKDDPTPQVFHGVWEGRILTSTEGQEGFGYDPIFYVPECACSAASLPKEVKNQISHRAKALKQLFASFQQSQQGKPF, from the coding sequence ATGAACAAAACCATCGTACTTGCTAGCAACAATGTAGGAAAAATCAAAGAATTCAATGCGTTACTGGGTGAAATGGGCATTGATGTTAAACCTCAAAGTGAATTCAACGTCGAAGAAGCCGAAGAAACCGGTCTAAGCTTTATTGAAAACGCTATTTTGAAAGCGCGTAATGCCTGTGCTCATACAGGATTGCCAGCTTTGGCGGATGATTCAGGTATTGAAGTGGATTATCTTGATGGCGCACCGGGTATTTACTCGGCACGTTTTGCTGGCGAGCATGGCGATAATGACGCCAATAACACACTGCTATTGGAAAAATTAGAAGGCGTGCCTGAGCTGGAACGTACAGCGCGCTTTCATTGCGTCTTAGCTTATATGCGCCACAAAGACGACCCAACACCTCAAGTCTTTCATGGTGTGTGGGAAGGCCGCATTTTGACCTCAACAGAAGGCCAAGAAGGCTTTGGTTATGATCCTATCTTCTATGTTCCTGAATGCGCTTGCAGCGCGGCTAGCCTGCCAAAAGAGGTGAAGAACCAGATTAGTCATCGAGCAAAAGCGCTAAAACAACTTTTTGCTAGCTTCCAGCAGTCTCAACAAGGTAAGCCATTTTGA
- the hemW gene encoding radical SAM family heme chaperone HemW: MSTQLPPLSLYIHLPWCVRKCPYCDFNSHQADRFEDNGKLPEDAYLTQLLADLDVDLPYVAGREIQTAFIGGGTPSLMSEDFYYRLMDALRQKLTWAKEAEITMEANPGTFEQEKFRHFRQAGINRLSIGIQSFQPNLLKTLGRIHNREEAIHAVDKSRAAGFDNINLDLMHGLPDQSLEMALEDLSLAIELNPEHLSWYQLTIEPNTEFYRRPPTLPEDNTLWGIQDAGQDLLAKNGYAQYEVSANSKENRQAAHNLNYWRFGDYIGIGAGAHGKITLINGQIFRTRKTRHPNHYLSNLPEALVIKETIEQEDLPLEFMMNRLRLFETFDLKDYERYTYQKVPNSLLKSCEIAIKQGLLDADKWKNQCIETTEKGKLFLNELLELFLP; the protein is encoded by the coding sequence TTGAGCACACAACTACCACCACTGAGTCTTTATATCCATTTACCTTGGTGTGTGCGTAAGTGCCCGTATTGCGACTTCAATTCCCATCAAGCAGACCGCTTTGAAGACAATGGCAAGCTGCCAGAAGACGCCTATTTGACTCAACTTCTCGCTGATCTAGACGTGGATTTACCTTATGTGGCTGGCAGAGAAATTCAAACGGCTTTTATAGGCGGTGGTACTCCAAGCTTAATGAGCGAAGATTTCTATTACCGCTTAATGGATGCGCTACGACAGAAGCTAACCTGGGCAAAAGAGGCTGAAATTACCATGGAAGCCAACCCAGGCACCTTTGAGCAGGAGAAATTTCGTCATTTTCGTCAAGCTGGTATTAATCGTTTGTCGATTGGCATCCAAAGTTTCCAGCCAAACCTGTTGAAAACCCTAGGAAGAATCCACAACCGCGAAGAAGCAATACACGCTGTGGATAAGTCTAGAGCCGCTGGCTTTGACAATATCAACCTCGATTTGATGCATGGCCTGCCAGACCAGAGCTTGGAAATGGCACTGGAAGACTTGTCTCTCGCTATCGAATTGAACCCTGAGCATTTGTCTTGGTATCAATTAACGATTGAACCCAATACTGAGTTTTATCGCCGCCCTCCAACGCTGCCAGAAGACAACACCTTGTGGGGCATTCAGGATGCTGGTCAAGACCTACTCGCCAAGAATGGATATGCGCAATACGAAGTATCCGCAAACTCCAAAGAAAACCGACAAGCCGCACACAACCTTAACTATTGGCGCTTCGGGGATTACATTGGTATTGGTGCCGGGGCTCACGGCAAGATCACATTGATTAATGGTCAAATATTTCGTACACGAAAGACCCGCCATCCAAATCATTACTTAAGCAACTTGCCTGAAGCCTTAGTCATCAAAGAAACCATCGAGCAAGAAGACTTACCCCTCGAATTTATGATGAATAGACTGCGCTTGTTTGAAACCTTTGATTTAAAGGACTACGAGCGATACACCTATCAAAAAGTACCAAATTCACTACTAAAATCCTGCGAAATAGCCATAAAACAAGGCCTATTAGATGCTGATAAATGGAAAAATCAATGCATCGAAACAACCGAAAAAGGCAAACTATTCCTCAACGAATTGCTTGAATTATTCCTTCCTTAA
- a CDS encoding BCCT family transporter — MSNKVPDNGRAEYNTSYKVGQDNIKFLGLDVLNPVFSTSAIIIFAFIIGSILFPADASKVLSGAKNWSINNFDWFFMVAGNIFVLFCLILILLPLGKIRLGGTEAKSDHSTITWFSMLFAAGMGIGLMFWSVAEPVAYYTGWYGTPFDVAKNTPEARDLAMGATMFHWGLHPWAIYAVVGLSLAFFAYNKGLPLTIRSAFYPLFGEKVWGGIGHVIDVVSVIATIFGLATSLGFGALQATSGLHFLFDIPNTLTTQILVICGVTAVAIFSVARGLEGGVKLLSNVNMIIAAVLAIFIVIVGNTGAIFAAIGSYFLNYVEYIIPLSNWIGRDDTTFYHGWTVFYWAWWISWSPFVGMFIARVSRGRTVREFIVAVLLVPTIVSLVWMAIFGGSALDQSANGIGALANGISDSSLAMFQMFANLPMTSVISFIGIILVLVFFVTSSDSGSLVIDGITAGGKTDAPMIQRVFWAVLEGIIAIALLIGGGSEALGAIQAAAITIGLPFTLLMLIMCVSLWKGLHSDMHLYK, encoded by the coding sequence ATGAGTAATAAAGTACCTGACAATGGTCGGGCAGAATACAATACGTCGTATAAGGTGGGCCAAGATAACATTAAGTTTCTTGGTCTTGACGTACTAAATCCAGTATTTAGTACCAGCGCTATTATCATCTTTGCTTTCATCATTGGCAGTATCTTGTTCCCTGCTGATGCAAGCAAAGTATTGTCTGGCGCAAAAAACTGGTCAATCAATAATTTTGACTGGTTCTTTATGGTTGCTGGTAATATTTTTGTCCTATTTTGTTTGATTCTTATCCTTCTTCCTCTTGGCAAAATTCGCCTTGGTGGCACTGAAGCCAAATCCGATCACTCCACTATCACATGGTTTTCTATGCTTTTTGCAGCAGGCATGGGGATTGGCTTGATGTTCTGGAGTGTAGCAGAGCCAGTGGCTTACTATACCGGTTGGTACGGAACGCCATTTGATGTAGCGAAGAACACACCAGAAGCAAGAGACTTAGCAATGGGCGCAACCATGTTCCATTGGGGTCTTCATCCTTGGGCTATTTATGCTGTTGTTGGTCTATCTTTGGCTTTCTTTGCTTATAACAAAGGTTTACCTCTTACCATTCGTTCTGCTTTCTATCCATTATTTGGCGAAAAAGTTTGGGGCGGAATTGGTCACGTAATCGACGTTGTTTCGGTTATTGCAACTATCTTTGGTTTGGCAACATCACTCGGTTTTGGCGCACTTCAAGCAACGAGTGGTCTTCACTTCTTGTTTGATATTCCGAACACCCTCACAACACAAATTTTGGTTATCTGTGGTGTGACTGCGGTTGCGATTTTCTCTGTAGCACGTGGCCTTGAAGGCGGTGTAAAACTTCTTTCTAACGTCAATATGATTATTGCTGCGGTATTGGCCATCTTCATCGTCATTGTTGGTAACACAGGCGCCATCTTTGCCGCTATCGGTTCTTACTTCCTTAACTATGTTGAGTACATCATTCCACTAAGTAACTGGATTGGTCGTGACGACACAACTTTCTACCATGGCTGGACTGTATTCTACTGGGCTTGGTGGATCTCTTGGTCACCATTTGTTGGTATGTTTATCGCTCGCGTTTCTCGTGGTCGTACTGTTCGTGAATTCATTGTTGCCGTGTTACTTGTTCCAACAATCGTTTCTCTAGTATGGATGGCTATTTTTGGTGGGTCTGCTCTAGATCAATCCGCAAATGGTATTGGCGCATTAGCCAATGGCATCTCTGATTCTTCTCTAGCTATGTTCCAAATGTTTGCAAACCTACCAATGACCTCTGTGATTTCCTTCATCGGTATCATTCTGGTATTGGTATTCTTTGTGACATCATCTGACTCTGGCTCTTTGGTAATCGATGGTATTACCGCTGGCGGTAAAACCGATGCCCCAATGATTCAGCGAGTTTTCTGGGCGGTTCTTGAAGGTATCATCGCAATCGCGCTATTAATTGGCGGCGGTTCTGAAGCACTTGGTGCAATTCAAGCAGCAGCCATTACCATTGGCCTACCATTTACCTTACTCATGTTGATCATGTGCGTTAGCTTGTGGAAAGGCTTGCATAGCGATATGCATCTGTATAAATAA
- a CDS encoding TMEM165/GDT1 family protein yields the protein MEALFTSISTVALAEMGDKTQLLALFLATRFASKSSIVLGILAATLLNHALSAWLGVEVAQWIPESLISWVVGLSFIAVGLWLLIPDKDDSEENNVMKYGAFTATFVLFFLAEIGDKTQIATVLLGAHYGSVWMVLLGSTIGMMLANVPVVFAGNWIMDRINPDLTRKLACMLFLILGGITIATPLLQ from the coding sequence ATGGAAGCATTATTCACTTCTATCTCCACCGTTGCTCTTGCGGAAATGGGCGATAAAACCCAACTTTTAGCGTTATTCCTTGCGACCCGTTTCGCCTCCAAGTCTTCTATCGTTCTCGGTATTCTTGCTGCAACATTACTCAACCATGCTTTATCAGCTTGGCTTGGCGTTGAAGTTGCTCAATGGATTCCCGAAAGCCTTATCAGCTGGGTAGTGGGGTTAAGTTTTATTGCTGTTGGCCTATGGCTATTGATTCCAGACAAAGACGACAGTGAAGAAAACAATGTCATGAAATATGGCGCGTTCACCGCTACCTTCGTGCTTTTCTTTCTGGCGGAAATTGGCGATAAAACTCAAATTGCTACGGTTTTGTTAGGTGCGCACTATGGCAGTGTTTGGATGGTCTTGCTAGGCTCAACAATAGGTATGATGTTAGCCAATGTTCCTGTGGTATTCGCAGGAAATTGGATAATGGATAGAATCAATCCAGACCTTACTCGAAAGCTTGCTTGTATGCTGTTCCTGATTTTAGGTGGCATCACAATAGCGACGCCTTTGCTTCAATAA
- a CDS encoding DUF294 nucleotidyltransferase-like domain-containing protein: MDVELTEILEALCQHPPFNEIADDPQLNDMTKEIEIRYVRSGEWVIAPSMPNNTLFFIRSGALEVLSKENKLIRRMNEGELFGYYSLLRGGKSSQSMRTIEDSLLYCIPARWFLKLYEENDIFSDFFELAREVRLRAAMESQNSDVSLMTCPVISLLRRPPISADIGSNIRTAAKIMTEHRVSSLLITDNDELIGIVTDRDLRTRAVAEGLDYDTSISEIMTRDPIIMDSGDYASEAVLKMMERNVHHIPIVKHGRPIGVVSTGDIIQKESHGSVYLISDIYKQTSIEGLKSISLKMTHTFTQLVFADANTQMIGNAMSHIGTAFAKRLLQLAEEKFGPPPVPYCFIALGSQAREEQTIKTDQDNALILSDKYNKKLHGDYFEALTDWVCRNLDECGYDLCSGDIMASNPRWRQPLSVWKDNFSEWIQKPKAEALLRLSIFFDLRGIYGDKNLAVQLNQHIRQQAKQHSGFLTDMARNANQRKPPLGFFRQFVLDGEGKQSRTFNLKERGIAPIIDIVRVHALACGSDKLNTLERIEDIEAAGLLQEGRAKDLAIALEMIGMVRIRNQKDQIEAEETPNNHVNPEHLSSLEKRNLRDAFHIVSRQQEFIKFRYAGKRS, translated from the coding sequence ATGGATGTCGAATTAACAGAAATACTTGAGGCTCTTTGTCAGCATCCGCCATTTAATGAAATTGCTGATGATCCTCAGCTCAACGACATGACGAAAGAGATCGAGATTAGATATGTTCGTTCTGGTGAGTGGGTGATTGCTCCTAGTATGCCGAATAATACGCTTTTTTTTATTCGCAGCGGTGCATTGGAAGTGCTTAGCAAAGAAAATAAGTTAATTCGACGCATGAACGAAGGGGAATTATTTGGTTACTATTCCCTATTACGTGGCGGTAAGTCCTCACAGTCCATGCGAACCATCGAAGACAGTTTATTGTATTGTATTCCTGCTCGATGGTTTCTTAAGCTATATGAAGAAAACGATATTTTTTCTGACTTTTTTGAACTGGCTCGTGAAGTACGCTTACGCGCCGCGATGGAGTCTCAAAACTCAGACGTCTCCTTAATGACCTGCCCAGTTATCAGCTTATTGAGAAGGCCTCCTATTAGTGCTGATATTGGCTCGAATATACGTACTGCGGCAAAAATCATGACAGAACACAGAGTGTCCAGTCTTCTTATTACCGACAATGATGAGCTTATCGGTATTGTCACAGACCGAGATTTACGTACTCGCGCAGTGGCTGAAGGCCTTGACTACGATACTTCTATCTCAGAAATTATGACCCGTGATCCAATCATTATGGACAGCGGCGACTATGCATCTGAAGCCGTGCTTAAAATGATGGAACGAAATGTACACCACATCCCTATTGTAAAACATGGTCGTCCTATCGGAGTTGTCAGCACTGGTGACATCATTCAAAAAGAAAGCCACGGCAGTGTGTATCTAATCAGTGATATTTATAAGCAAACCAGCATTGAAGGCTTGAAAAGCATTAGTCTAAAAATGACTCATACTTTTACACAACTGGTTTTTGCTGATGCCAATACTCAGATGATTGGTAACGCCATGTCGCATATAGGTACAGCCTTCGCCAAACGCCTTTTACAACTAGCGGAAGAAAAGTTCGGACCACCACCTGTTCCCTATTGCTTTATTGCACTTGGTTCCCAAGCAAGAGAAGAACAAACCATCAAAACCGATCAAGATAACGCGCTTATTTTGAGTGACAAATATAATAAAAAATTACATGGCGACTATTTTGAAGCACTAACGGATTGGGTCTGCCGTAACCTTGATGAATGTGGTTATGACTTATGTTCTGGCGATATCATGGCCTCGAACCCTCGCTGGCGCCAACCACTGAGTGTCTGGAAGGATAATTTCAGTGAATGGATACAAAAGCCCAAGGCTGAAGCTTTACTTCGTCTCTCTATCTTTTTTGATCTACGCGGTATCTATGGAGACAAAAATCTAGCGGTACAACTCAATCAACATATACGTCAACAAGCCAAGCAGCATTCGGGCTTTTTAACCGATATGGCAAGAAACGCCAATCAACGTAAACCACCTTTAGGCTTCTTTAGACAATTTGTTTTAGATGGTGAAGGCAAGCAGTCACGTACTTTTAACTTAAAAGAAAGAGGCATCGCGCCAATCATAGATATTGTTCGTGTGCACGCTCTTGCCTGTGGTAGCGATAAACTCAATACCCTAGAACGCATTGAAGACATAGAAGCCGCTGGCTTATTGCAGGAAGGCAGAGCAAAAGACTTAGCAATCGCACTCGAAATGATTGGTATGGTACGTATTCGCAATCAAAAAGATCAAATTGAAGCCGAAGAAACACCTAACAATCACGTTAACCCAGAACACCTGTCGTCTCTTGAAAAACGTAATCTTCGAGATGCTTTTCATATTGTTTCACGCCAGCAGGAATTTATTAAATTCCGCTATGCAGGGAAACGTAGCTAA
- a CDS encoding 3'-5' exonuclease, whose product MSKLILKHPKEEQQDWQAMFSEWAEEAPEGPLKQYYQAGMIAPDTALEDTPLLALDLETTGLDPSQDEIISLGLIPLTNKTIRCQGAQYWMAKPERSLNAESVTIHEITHTELAEAPRLHAILDEILVALAHQVVVVHCVAIERQFLLEASMKIYGYPLYFPVLDTMDIERQATFKPWWKRFGKQPSLRLDACRQRYKLPRYKAHHALTDALSSAELLQAQISYHLDPTAEISNYWI is encoded by the coding sequence ATGAGTAAGTTAATACTAAAACACCCAAAAGAAGAGCAGCAAGATTGGCAAGCCATGTTTTCTGAGTGGGCAGAAGAAGCACCGGAAGGTCCACTAAAGCAGTATTATCAGGCAGGAATGATTGCCCCCGACACGGCATTGGAAGATACGCCTCTATTGGCTTTGGACTTAGAAACTACGGGGCTTGACCCAAGCCAAGACGAAATCATCAGTCTTGGCTTAATTCCACTGACGAACAAAACCATTCGCTGTCAGGGCGCTCAATACTGGATGGCAAAGCCAGAACGGTCACTCAATGCTGAGTCTGTCACTATTCATGAAATCACACATACCGAGTTAGCTGAAGCACCACGTCTTCATGCGATTTTAGATGAGATTTTAGTGGCATTAGCTCATCAGGTAGTCGTGGTTCATTGTGTCGCCATCGAAAGACAATTCTTGCTCGAAGCTTCAATGAAAATATACGGTTATCCGCTGTACTTTCCGGTGCTAGATACGATGGATATTGAACGTCAGGCAACATTTAAACCTTGGTGGAAACGCTTTGGCAAACAGCCCTCATTGCGCCTAGACGCTTGCCGACAACGCTATAAACTACCACGCTATAAAGCGCACCATGCGCTTACAGATGCGTTGTCGTCTGCGGAACTACTACAAGCGCAAATCTCTTACCATCTGGATCCCACTGCTGAGATTTCAAATTATTGGATCTGA
- a CDS encoding LacI family DNA-binding transcriptional regulator, whose product MTKNIKKLTLKDVAERLEVSTATISNAFNRPDQLSASLRENILSECEKMGYFGPNAAARSLRTGRTGIVGIVLSDDLSYSLTDPVANQFLKGMAEVFEANEYNMLLLSSDQVEQDAQSRMQSSMVDGFIVYGHKPQQCINAPWLMPNKNIITVDSFIPGTTSVNIENHSGAYRIASHALQHKPEAVAILGLSLLATDRVCRIREDELFDRAASISIQRLHGYFQALEENQLSVAPEHIWNIPENSHRLAYQAAREALTMAKRPQLLLCMSDCIAIAAVQAALHMGLRVPEDLQVVGFDGIAESANIHPSITTIHQHTVEKGRVAAEVFLGLREAKDVVLETELVIRESCPSALESVVVEPAIA is encoded by the coding sequence ATGACAAAAAATATAAAAAAACTGACTTTAAAGGATGTTGCTGAACGATTAGAAGTGTCTACGGCAACTATTTCTAACGCCTTTAATCGACCTGACCAACTGTCAGCGAGCCTACGAGAAAATATTCTCAGTGAGTGTGAAAAAATGGGCTATTTTGGCCCTAATGCTGCGGCTCGTAGTTTGCGTACAGGAAGAACAGGAATCGTTGGTATAGTGCTGTCTGATGACCTGAGTTACAGCCTAACTGACCCTGTTGCGAATCAGTTTTTAAAAGGCATGGCTGAAGTATTTGAAGCCAATGAATACAACATGTTGCTGCTGTCTTCTGATCAAGTTGAACAGGATGCCCAGAGTCGTATGCAATCGTCTATGGTGGATGGGTTTATTGTGTATGGACATAAACCGCAGCAATGTATTAATGCGCCTTGGTTGATGCCTAATAAAAACATTATCACCGTAGACAGTTTTATCCCTGGAACGACCTCCGTTAACATTGAAAATCATAGTGGTGCTTATCGAATTGCTAGCCATGCTTTGCAACATAAACCCGAAGCGGTGGCGATTTTAGGCTTGAGTTTGTTGGCGACTGATCGCGTATGTAGGATTCGAGAAGATGAATTGTTTGATCGTGCGGCATCTATTTCGATTCAACGCTTACATGGCTATTTTCAAGCTCTAGAGGAAAACCAATTATCTGTTGCGCCAGAGCATATTTGGAACATACCTGAAAACAGTCATCGACTTGCTTATCAAGCCGCTCGTGAGGCGTTGACTATGGCGAAACGTCCTCAATTGTTGTTATGTATGAGCGATTGTATTGCGATTGCTGCGGTTCAAGCGGCTTTGCATATGGGGCTTAGAGTGCCAGAAGACCTTCAAGTGGTAGGGTTTGATGGCATTGCAGAAAGTGCCAATATTCATCCGTCCATTACCACAATACATCAACACACGGTAGAAAAAGGACGAGTTGCTGCCGAAGTGTTTTTAGGCTTAAGAGAAGCAAAAGATGTGGTACTTGAAACGGAATTGGTGATTCGTGAAAGCTGCCCTTCGGCACTTGAGTCTGTGGTTGTAGAGCCTGCAATCGCTTAA